The window CGCGCGATGAGGCCCTGCCCACCCTCATTCTCGCTGGCGAACACAAAAATCGTGTCGCCTTCCGAGATATCCTTGCCCCCATACATGGTCTTTTGCGCGATGAATACAAACGCCTTCGCCCGTGGATCGTCAATCTCGGCCTTGATTGCGAACGCCATGCGCCGTCACTCCCACCGCAACGGGAACCACTCTCATCTCGCCCGCTGAAACCGTCAATCGGCAGCTCGCAGCACCGGCTCCGCAGATATCGAGGCATGATAATGACGCATCTTCAGCAGCACCGCGAGCGCTGCGATCGTCGCCGGCACCGCCAGGACGCCGATGATGAGCTGGAAACCCCAGCCCAAGCTGAGCAGGATGCCGCCCATGAACGCACCGAGGATGGCGCCGAAGCGGCCGATGCCAAGCATCCAGCTCACGCCGGTGGCGCGACCGACGGTCGGATAGAAACCCGCCGCCAGCGGTGACATCGAGGTCTGCGATCCGCTCATAAAGAAGCCCGCCATGAACACCGCGGCGCTGAGGACCACGAGATTGGCCGAGACCTGCGCGATCACGACCAGCATCACGGCCCCGAGCAGATAGGACACCGCGATCGACACATGCGCGTTGGTGCGATCCATGCACCAGCTGACGACCAGCGCGCCGATGGTGCCGCCGAGCTGAAACATGGCGCCGATCACCACCGCCTGCTCGATGGGAAGGCCAGCCGATGTGATCAGGGTCGGCAGCCAGCTGGTCAGGAGATAAATGACAATCAGGCCCATGAAGAAGGTGACCCAGACTGCGATAGTGCCGAAACCGAGGCCGTTGTCGAACAACACACCAAGCGACGGACGCTCGCTGGTCCGGGCTCCACCGTTGACGAAGCGGGTATTGTCGCCGATCCGCAGGGACGGATCGATGCGCCGCACGATCGTCGCGATCGCGTCACGCCGGCCGGTGCCGCGGGCAACCAGATACTGGATCGATTCCGGCAGCGCGACGGCGAGCACCAGTGCCAGCAGCAGCGGTGCGACGCCGCCGGTGACGAACACGCTCGGCCAGCCGAAATGCGGGATCATTGCCGCGGCGACAAAGCCGCCGCCCGCCGAACCCAGGGTGAATCCGGAGAACATCAGCGTGATCAGCAGTGAGCGCCGGCGAGCCGGGCAATATTCGGCGGTGAGCGTGGTCGCGTTCGGCATGGCCGCGCCGAGGCCGATGCCGGTGAGGAAACGAAGCACGGTGAGTTCGGTGAGGCCGGTGGCCACCGCCGAAACCAGGCTGAACACGCCGAAGAAGGCCAGCGCAGCGATCAGCACCCATTTGCGGCCGACACGATCGGCCAGGGGGCCAGCCACCAGCGCGCCGACCGCGAGCCCGAAGAAGCCGACGGTGAGCAGCTGCTTGAGATCCGGCGGCGGTAATTGCCACGCCTTGCTCAGCGCCGGTGCCACAAAGCCGACGGCCGCGGTGTCGAAGCCGTCGAGGAACGCCACCAGGAAGCAGAGCGCGAGCGTCAGCCATTGGAACGGCGAGACCGGACGCTCATCGATGAAGTGCTGGACATCGAGCGTGGCGGATTGAACGGCAGGCATGGCGTATCCTCGGTTGGCCGCGGACAGCGGCGATCGATCGCCCGGGGTTGAGGCCCCGGGTCGGATCATGAATTAGCGGATGAATGAGATCGGCGACGGCGTCCGTCAGGCCGGCGCGAGCCACGCCCGTCCTTCTGCGTACAGCGTCTCGACTTCGGCGTTCCTGAGCCCCGGCATGTCGCGCTTGACGCGATAACCGATCTCTTCCTGGATGTAAGCGAGATGCCGATAGCCGACCGGATATTGCGCGAGCTTGTCCTGGTCGAGTTTGAGCACAGCCGCGGGATCGACCGGATCGATGCGATCCTTTTCATAAATCGGCTGGCGGCGCACCAGCCCCCATTTGCCGCTGCGCTTCTCGAGGAAATCGTAGAACCGGCCGGTGCAGACCACATCGCATTCGATGCCATGGACCGGCCCACGCTGGGAGATGGTCATCTTGGTTTGCGCGATGGCCCTGGTGTCGGTGAGATCGATGCTGGTGCCACCAAGGAAATGCAGGATACTGACACCCTTGGCCCAGCCCTCCTGGGTAACGCGAATGAAGTCCGTTGCCGAGCCCTGAAACCAGGTGGCCGACATCCAGCCGTCCTCATGCCACACCGTGGCGAAGCGCTCCCAGTCACCAGCGTCGCGCCACACCGCCCAGTTCTCGACGAGGTCGCGGATCGCAAGCCGATCCAGCAGATGCGAGTCGTTCATATGTGTTTCCTCTCTTTGTCGCTGCCGGCAGTTCAAAGCTCGCGCTTCAACGCCGCATCGATGGAATACCTGCCCCGTTCAACCCGACCGCGCGGCCTCTGAAGAAACCTCTCGACAAGCACGCGTTGTTGGGATAGGTTTTAGTATGAAAACTGGTAGTTCTTATGAAACTTGACCCCACCTCATCTGTCAAGTCTGCGGACCGCGCGTTCGACATTCTCGAATACGTTGCGGACGCGGCCGAGCCGCCGTCGTTCTCACAAATGCTGGTGGATTTACGCATTCCGCGCAGCAGCCTGTTTCATTTGCTGAACAACCTGCTGGGGCGCGGCTACCTCGAACAAGATTCCGTGACCGACCGCTACCGGGTCGGCGATCACGTGCGCCAGCTGGCGAAGAAAATCTCGGGGCCACCGCTGGCGACGCTGGTCGCGCCGTTCCTCAAGCAGCTGACCAACGAATTGAACGAAACAGCCGGATTCTATGTCGGGGACGGCAACACGGTCGAAACCATCGCCTCCACCACCAGCAGCCAGGCGCTGGCCTACACCATGAAGGTTGGGGAGCGTGCGCCGCTCTATGCGGTTTCCAGCGGCAAGATCACGCTGTCACGCATGTCGCCCGGCGAGTTCGATGCCTATCTCAAGGACCTGAAGTTCGAAGCGGTTACGCCGCAGACCATCACATCCAAACGAGGGCTGCGCGAAGATCTCGCGATCGTCCGGCAAACCGGTTTCGCCCACTCGCGCGAGGAGTTCACGCCCGGCATCACCGGCATGGCCACCGCAGTCGAGCATAACGGCCGCTTTTTCGGTGCGCTGAACCTCGCCGTCCCCACGGTCCGGTTCAACGACGAGCGGGAAGCCGTCTTCCGCCGCCAGCTCGCCATCGTGGCCGCGGCGCTCGGCCAGATGCTCGCGTCACGGACGTGACGACCGACAGCCACCGCTCCGTCAGTCAAGGTAGATCCGCTTGCTAGCGTTGTGCTTTCCGAGCTACTGAAAACTACATCGCGCGATGGTTGCCATGACAGATATTTTTGATCTTGCGAACTTTCTCCCCTATCTGCTCAATCGCGCTGGCGTCAAAATCGGATTGTCCTTCGCACGTGACATCGAGCCGCTCGGCGTCACCCTTCCGATGTGGCGCGTCATGGTCGCCTTGTGGGAAAGTGGCGACCAGCGCCTGGGCGACCTTGCCGAGCGCACCAGCATCGATTTCTCCACCCTGTCACGCCTTCTCCTGAACCTGCAGCGGCGGCAGTTCGTGGCGCGGCGCCGATCCGGCGTGGATGGCCGCGCCTTGAGCGTAAGCCTGACCGAAAAAGGGCGCGCCATCACCGAACGGATCATTCCGATCGCCCGCCACTACGAAGACGTCGCAACACAAGGCCTCGGCGAGGCCGACCAGAAGCGCCTCCGGAAGATGCTGGTGCGGCTGTTCACCAACATCCAGACCTTCGACGCCGAATACACAGCCCGGCAACAGACTGAGGTGAAGAAAAAGCCCGCGCGTC is drawn from Bradyrhizobium prioriisuperbiae and contains these coding sequences:
- a CDS encoding IclR family transcriptional regulator — its product is MKLDPTSSVKSADRAFDILEYVADAAEPPSFSQMLVDLRIPRSSLFHLLNNLLGRGYLEQDSVTDRYRVGDHVRQLAKKISGPPLATLVAPFLKQLTNELNETAGFYVGDGNTVETIASTTSSQALAYTMKVGERAPLYAVSSGKITLSRMSPGEFDAYLKDLKFEAVTPQTITSKRGLREDLAIVRQTGFAHSREEFTPGITGMATAVEHNGRFFGALNLAVPTVRFNDEREAVFRRQLAIVAAALGQMLASRT
- a CDS encoding MarR family transcriptional regulator, with the translated sequence MTDIFDLANFLPYLLNRAGVKIGLSFARDIEPLGVTLPMWRVMVALWESGDQRLGDLAERTSIDFSTLSRLLLNLQRRQFVARRRSGVDGRALSVSLTEKGRAITERIIPIARHYEDVATQGLGEADQKRLRKMLVRLFTNIQTFDAEYTARQQTEVKKKPARRKAKTRA
- a CDS encoding aromatic acid/H+ symport family MFS transporter — protein: MPAVQSATLDVQHFIDERPVSPFQWLTLALCFLVAFLDGFDTAAVGFVAPALSKAWQLPPPDLKQLLTVGFFGLAVGALVAGPLADRVGRKWVLIAALAFFGVFSLVSAVATGLTELTVLRFLTGIGLGAAMPNATTLTAEYCPARRRSLLITLMFSGFTLGSAGGGFVAAAMIPHFGWPSVFVTGGVAPLLLALVLAVALPESIQYLVARGTGRRDAIATIVRRIDPSLRIGDNTRFVNGGARTSERPSLGVLFDNGLGFGTIAVWVTFFMGLIVIYLLTSWLPTLITSAGLPIEQAVVIGAMFQLGGTIGALVVSWCMDRTNAHVSIAVSYLLGAVMLVVIAQVSANLVVLSAAVFMAGFFMSGSQTSMSPLAAGFYPTVGRATGVSWMLGIGRFGAILGAFMGGILLSLGWGFQLIIGVLAVPATIAALAVLLKMRHYHASISAEPVLRAAD
- a CDS encoding nuclear transport factor 2 family protein; translated protein: MNDSHLLDRLAIRDLVENWAVWRDAGDWERFATVWHEDGWMSATWFQGSATDFIRVTQEGWAKGVSILHFLGGTSIDLTDTRAIAQTKMTISQRGPVHGIECDVVCTGRFYDFLEKRSGKWGLVRRQPIYEKDRIDPVDPAAVLKLDQDKLAQYPVGYRHLAYIQEEIGYRVKRDMPGLRNAEVETLYAEGRAWLAPA